A genomic window from Blastococcus saxobsidens DD2 includes:
- the lnt gene encoding apolipoprotein N-acyltransferase has protein sequence MANRLVGMALAVAAGAAWALAAPPRGWWPLLSVGAAALTIALHGRPLRDRLLFGAMTGLVFYGATLPWLLEFHVAGYLGVAALEAGLLAGAAALVPSATHGSWSSGWWALPAALVLLEAAQARFPWGGFPLVAFSLSQPDGPFLGAAGLGGSLLVAGTAAAAGVALAALFVLPDRRRRAVAAGGALAVSVLPVVAGSSITSRDAGTLDAVVVQGGGPRGERAVDSDLSAVTERHLDLARDISGSPDLVLLPENVVHVEGPVGATPTGAALGELARGLDASVVVGIVETEDDGFRNAAVLWGPDGERLARYEKEHRVPFGEYIPARGLLEEVTDATALVPRDAIVGEGEALLESPAGPLGVVISYEVFFADRVREAVAAGGQMVLVPTNAASFVTEEVPAAELAAARLRAREFGRTLLQAAPTGYSAVILPSGKVLARSGLGTAALLEETVPLRVGLTPYARFGDLPVIALAAVILVGTALRCRLRRAPGTP, from the coding sequence GTGGCGAACCGGCTGGTGGGCATGGCCCTCGCCGTTGCTGCCGGAGCCGCCTGGGCACTGGCTGCCCCGCCGCGGGGGTGGTGGCCACTGCTGTCGGTGGGCGCTGCGGCGCTGACCATCGCGCTGCACGGCCGGCCGCTGCGGGACCGGCTGCTGTTCGGCGCGATGACCGGTCTGGTGTTCTACGGGGCCACGCTTCCGTGGCTGCTCGAGTTCCACGTCGCCGGCTATCTCGGGGTGGCGGCCCTCGAGGCCGGGCTACTCGCCGGGGCCGCCGCCCTGGTCCCCTCGGCCACGCACGGCAGTTGGTCCAGTGGGTGGTGGGCGCTCCCGGCCGCCCTCGTGCTGCTCGAGGCGGCGCAGGCCCGATTCCCGTGGGGCGGCTTCCCCCTCGTTGCGTTCTCACTGAGTCAACCCGACGGTCCGTTTCTCGGTGCGGCCGGACTCGGTGGCTCGTTGCTGGTCGCCGGCACGGCGGCAGCTGCGGGAGTCGCGCTTGCGGCGCTGTTCGTCCTGCCGGATCGTCGCCGCCGGGCCGTTGCTGCCGGCGGGGCTCTGGCCGTCAGTGTGCTCCCAGTCGTCGCCGGTTCGAGCATCACGAGTCGTGATGCGGGAACCTTGGATGCAGTCGTCGTACAGGGGGGTGGTCCGCGCGGCGAGCGGGCGGTCGACTCGGACCTGTCCGCGGTCACCGAGCGCCACCTCGATCTGGCCCGAGACATCAGCGGCTCCCCCGATCTCGTACTGCTTCCGGAGAACGTCGTCCACGTCGAGGGGCCGGTCGGGGCAACGCCGACCGGAGCTGCGCTGGGCGAGCTCGCCCGGGGCCTGGACGCATCCGTTGTCGTCGGCATAGTCGAAACCGAGGACGACGGATTTCGCAACGCCGCGGTCCTCTGGGGACCGGACGGCGAGCGGCTGGCCCGGTACGAGAAGGAGCATCGGGTGCCGTTCGGGGAGTACATCCCGGCCCGAGGTCTCCTGGAAGAAGTCACCGATGCCACGGCCCTGGTTCCGCGGGATGCGATCGTCGGCGAGGGGGAGGCACTCCTCGAGTCACCCGCCGGGCCGCTCGGGGTGGTCATCTCCTACGAGGTCTTCTTCGCCGACCGCGTCCGGGAGGCCGTGGCTGCGGGCGGGCAGATGGTCCTGGTTCCTACCAACGCCGCATCCTTCGTCACCGAGGAGGTGCCGGCAGCCGAGCTCGCCGCCGCTCGGCTGCGGGCCCGGGAGTTCGGCCGCACGCTCCTGCAGGCCGCACCCACCGGTTACTCCGCCGTCATCCTGCCCAGCGGAAAGGTGCTCGCCAGGAGCGGCCTGGGGACGGCAGCGCTCCTCGAGGAGACGGTTCCGCTCCGCGTCGGGTTGACGCCGTACGCCCGTTTCGGGGATCTGCCGGTGATCGCGCTCGCGGCCGTCATCCTGGTGGGGACCGCGTTGCGATGCCGACTGCGGCGGGCGCCGGGAACCCCGTAG
- a CDS encoding heavy metal translocating P-type ATPase: MSSATRDGTTPAGEGQIELGISGMTCASCAARIEKRLNKLDGVTATVNYATEKARVSYAPGVTPEDLLAAVQKVGYTARLPEPPRSAADDTESGPAPDDDVRELRHRLLVSTALTIPVIAMAMIPALQFTYWQWLSLTLAAPVVVWGGWRFHEAAWANLRHRAATMDTLISMGTLAALGWSVYALFFGTAGVPGLTHEFEFTVAHTDGSANIYLEAASGIATALLAGRYFEARAKRRSGAALRALLELGAKEVSVLRGGQEHRIPVDQLAVGDLFVVRPGEKIATDGVITEGSSAVDASMVTGESVPVEVGPDDAVVGATVNAGGRLVVRATRVGGDTQLAQMARLVEEAQNGKAEVQRLADRISGIFVPIVITLAVATLVFWLATGGGVGMAFTAAVAVLIIACPCALGLATPTALMVGTGRGAQLGILIKGPEVLESTRRVDTVVLDKTGTVTTGRMTLLDVAVAPGEDVNEVLRLAGALENASEHPIAQAIAAGAAQRVGQLPSVEGFTNIEGLGVQGVVDGHAVLVGRVRLFDDWAQQLPADLQQAKAAAEGEGRTAVVVGWDGAARGVLVVADAIKPTSAQAIRQFRDLGLTPILLTGDNKTVARSVAQQVGIDEVFAEVLPQDKVDVVKRLQDQGKVVAMVGDGVNDAAALAQADLGLAMGTGTDVAIEASDLTLVRGDLRAAADAIRLARKTLSTIKGNLFWAFAYNVAALPLAAAGLLNPLIAGAAMAFSSVFVVSNSLRLRRFKALASDSIDGGAGSDRSAEKATVTDGAVPGSSVSSR, translated from the coding sequence ATGAGCTCCGCAACCCGTGATGGCACCACGCCGGCTGGTGAAGGACAGATCGAGCTGGGCATCAGTGGCATGACCTGTGCGTCCTGCGCCGCGCGGATCGAGAAGCGGCTGAACAAGCTGGACGGCGTCACGGCTACCGTCAACTACGCGACCGAGAAGGCGAGAGTCAGCTACGCCCCGGGAGTGACTCCGGAGGACCTCCTGGCCGCGGTTCAGAAGGTCGGCTACACGGCTCGCCTGCCCGAGCCGCCCCGGTCGGCGGCCGACGACACCGAGTCCGGCCCGGCTCCCGACGACGACGTGCGCGAGCTCCGCCACCGGCTGCTGGTCTCGACCGCGCTGACGATCCCGGTGATCGCCATGGCGATGATCCCGGCCCTGCAATTCACCTACTGGCAGTGGTTGTCCCTGACCCTGGCCGCTCCGGTGGTCGTGTGGGGCGGTTGGCGGTTCCACGAAGCGGCATGGGCGAACCTGCGCCACCGCGCGGCCACCATGGACACTCTCATCTCGATGGGCACGCTGGCCGCTCTCGGCTGGTCGGTGTATGCGCTCTTCTTCGGGACCGCCGGCGTCCCGGGCCTGACCCACGAGTTCGAGTTCACCGTGGCGCACACCGACGGCAGCGCCAACATCTATCTGGAGGCAGCCTCGGGTATTGCCACCGCGTTGCTCGCGGGGCGCTACTTCGAGGCGCGCGCCAAGCGGCGTTCGGGTGCGGCGCTGCGCGCGCTCCTCGAGCTCGGCGCCAAGGAGGTGTCCGTCCTGCGGGGCGGGCAGGAACACCGGATCCCCGTCGACCAGCTCGCGGTCGGTGACCTGTTCGTCGTCCGCCCGGGGGAGAAGATCGCCACCGACGGCGTGATCACCGAGGGATCCTCCGCGGTAGACGCGTCCATGGTCACCGGTGAGTCGGTACCCGTGGAGGTCGGGCCCGACGACGCGGTCGTCGGCGCCACGGTGAACGCCGGTGGTCGTCTCGTCGTGCGCGCGACCCGCGTCGGTGGCGATACCCAGCTGGCGCAGATGGCTCGGCTGGTCGAGGAGGCCCAGAACGGCAAGGCGGAAGTCCAGCGCCTCGCGGACCGCATCTCCGGGATCTTCGTCCCGATAGTCATCACGCTCGCGGTGGCGACCCTGGTCTTCTGGCTCGCGACCGGCGGTGGCGTGGGCATGGCCTTCACGGCGGCTGTCGCCGTGTTGATCATCGCCTGCCCCTGCGCCCTGGGTCTGGCCACCCCCACAGCGCTGATGGTCGGTACCGGCCGCGGGGCTCAACTGGGCATCCTCATCAAGGGCCCGGAGGTGCTCGAGTCCACCCGCCGGGTGGACACCGTCGTCCTCGACAAGACCGGCACGGTCACCACCGGGCGGATGACGCTGCTCGACGTCGCCGTCGCTCCGGGAGAAGACGTCAACGAGGTGCTGCGCCTCGCAGGCGCGCTGGAGAACGCCTCGGAACACCCGATCGCTCAGGCCATCGCCGCCGGTGCCGCACAGCGGGTGGGGCAGCTCCCGAGCGTGGAGGGCTTCACGAACATCGAGGGGCTCGGCGTCCAGGGCGTCGTGGACGGCCACGCGGTCCTGGTGGGACGCGTCCGGCTGTTCGACGACTGGGCGCAGCAGCTACCCGCCGACCTCCAGCAGGCCAAGGCTGCAGCCGAGGGGGAGGGCAGGACCGCCGTCGTGGTCGGCTGGGACGGCGCCGCCCGCGGCGTCCTCGTCGTGGCCGACGCCATCAAGCCGACCTCGGCCCAGGCCATCCGGCAGTTTCGCGACCTCGGACTCACGCCCATCCTGCTCACGGGGGACAACAAGACCGTCGCCCGCTCGGTCGCCCAGCAGGTCGGCATCGACGAGGTGTTCGCCGAGGTCCTCCCGCAGGACAAGGTCGATGTCGTCAAGCGACTCCAGGACCAGGGCAAGGTCGTGGCGATGGTCGGTGACGGGGTGAACGACGCCGCCGCCCTTGCTCAGGCGGACCTCGGGCTGGCCATGGGGACCGGCACGGACGTCGCCATCGAGGCGAGCGACCTGACCCTCGTCCGCGGCGATCTTCGGGCTGCCGCGGACGCCATCCGGCTGGCACGCAAGACCCTGTCCACCATCAAGGGCAACCTGTTCTGGGCCTTCGCGTACAACGTCGCGGCACTTCCGCTGGCGGCCGCTGGGCTGCTGAACCCGCTCATCGCCGGGGCGGCGATGGCCTTCAGTTCGGTGTTCGTCGTGTCCAACAGCCTGCGGCTGCGCCGGTTCAAGGCTCTGGCGTCGGACAGCATCGACGGGGGAGCGGGGTCAGACCGCTCCGCGGAGAAGGCCACGGTGACCGACGGAGCCGTTCCGGGGTCCAGCGTCTCCTCGCGCTGA
- a CDS encoding MBL fold metallo-hydrolase, whose protein sequence is MTVVETIETSSLGDRSYLATDGEVAVVVDPQRDIDRVLTLVDAQGLQVTHVLETHIHNDYLTGGLELAARTGAVYVLPADSGAEFDHLSVKDGDVLEAGAMRLRVLHTPGHTHHHVSYALHEADGQAVGVFTGGSMLFGATGRTDLVSPEDTTGLTHAQYHSVQRLVRELPAEAEVFPTHGFGSFCSATPTSGTASTVGEQVGANPALTLAEQEYVDALLAGLDVYPAYYARMGPINRSGPPAVDLSLPQRVDGAELRRRIQAGEWIVDLRHRVAFAAGHLPESLNFELGDNLVTYLGWLYRWDAPLTLIGESEHQIADARRELVRIGIDELAGAAIDDMEGLADDGALRSYRVSDFAGLAAELECGPVQILDARRDDERAAGFVRSSRHMPLHQLADRLDEVPQGEVWVYCGSGYRASIAASVLDRPGRQVVLVDDDYGSAKELGLEDEPRGGDRR, encoded by the coding sequence ATGACCGTCGTAGAGACCATCGAGACATCCAGCCTGGGTGACCGCAGCTACCTGGCGACGGACGGCGAGGTTGCGGTGGTGGTTGACCCGCAGCGCGACATCGACCGGGTGCTGACCCTGGTCGACGCGCAGGGGCTGCAGGTGACCCACGTGCTGGAGACGCACATCCACAACGACTATCTGACCGGCGGGCTCGAGCTCGCCGCTCGGACGGGCGCCGTCTACGTCCTGCCGGCCGACAGCGGGGCGGAGTTCGACCACCTCAGCGTCAAGGACGGTGACGTGCTGGAGGCCGGGGCGATGCGACTCCGGGTCCTGCACACCCCCGGCCACACCCACCACCACGTCAGCTACGCCCTCCACGAGGCCGACGGGCAGGCCGTTGGCGTGTTCACCGGTGGATCGATGCTCTTCGGGGCGACCGGGCGCACCGACCTGGTCAGCCCCGAGGACACCACCGGCCTGACCCACGCCCAGTACCACTCGGTGCAGCGGCTCGTCCGCGAGCTACCGGCCGAGGCGGAGGTCTTCCCCACCCACGGCTTCGGCAGCTTCTGCTCCGCGACTCCGACCAGTGGCACCGCCTCGACGGTGGGGGAGCAGGTCGGGGCCAACCCTGCCCTGACCCTGGCGGAGCAGGAGTACGTCGACGCCCTGCTGGCCGGACTCGACGTCTATCCGGCCTACTACGCGCGGATGGGTCCGATCAACCGCAGTGGCCCGCCGGCGGTCGACCTCTCCCTCCCACAGCGGGTCGACGGCGCTGAGTTGCGCCGGCGGATCCAGGCCGGAGAGTGGATTGTGGACCTGCGTCACCGGGTGGCCTTCGCGGCCGGTCACCTGCCTGAGTCGCTGAACTTCGAGCTCGGTGACAACCTCGTCACCTACCTCGGCTGGCTCTACCGCTGGGACGCCCCGCTCACCCTGATCGGGGAGAGCGAGCACCAGATTGCCGACGCTCGGCGGGAGCTGGTCCGGATCGGCATCGACGAGCTGGCCGGCGCCGCGATCGATGACATGGAAGGCCTGGCCGATGACGGGGCGCTGCGCTCCTACCGGGTGAGCGACTTCGCCGGCCTGGCCGCCGAGCTCGAATGCGGGCCGGTGCAGATCCTCGATGCTCGCCGCGACGACGAGCGCGCCGCCGGGTTCGTTCGGAGCTCTCGGCACATGCCCCTGCACCAGCTCGCCGACCGCCTCGATGAGGTTCCCCAGGGCGAGGTCTGGGTCTACTGCGGGTCGGGCTACCGGGCTTCCATCGCCGCCTCGGTCCTCGACCGACCCGGCCGCCAGGTCGTGCTGGTCGACGACGACTACGGCAGCGCCAAGGAGCTCGGTCTGGAGGACGAACCCCGTGGTGGAGACCGACGGTGA
- a CDS encoding SCO family protein, with amino-acid sequence MRWLHEPLLTMSPRGQHPVAATSYYSGGSVRVVRGRTAASAAVLLGSLMLAGCGADATDPVDASAENGITITTEDDGFHGTVMDPPRPRPNLELLTTSGEVFDLSERPDDEVTVLFFGYTHCPDLCPTTMADLSLAREMLEPELQDHVQVLFVTEDPARDTPAALREWLDRFDPEFTGLIGGSEATAAALTELYLPETAQVPAASDAPAHPHDGDDAHQEYGIDHAGAVYIWGPGDRSIVYTGGTTPEQYAEDLTELAAAG; translated from the coding sequence GTGAGATGGCTCCACGAGCCGCTGCTTACTATGTCGCCTAGGGGTCAGCATCCCGTCGCGGCCACCTCGTACTACTCGGGAGGTTCCGTGCGCGTGGTCCGCGGTCGCACGGCAGCGAGCGCTGCCGTTCTCCTCGGCAGCCTGATGTTGGCCGGTTGTGGTGCCGACGCCACCGACCCGGTGGACGCTTCAGCGGAAAACGGGATAACCATCACCACGGAAGACGACGGCTTCCACGGGACGGTGATGGATCCCCCGCGGCCTCGTCCGAACCTGGAGCTCCTCACGACGAGTGGGGAGGTGTTCGACCTCAGCGAGCGGCCGGATGACGAAGTCACGGTGTTGTTCTTCGGCTATACGCACTGTCCGGATCTGTGTCCCACGACGATGGCCGACCTCTCACTGGCCCGGGAGATGCTGGAACCGGAGCTGCAGGACCACGTGCAGGTCCTCTTCGTGACCGAGGACCCGGCTCGGGACACCCCGGCGGCCCTGCGTGAGTGGCTCGACCGGTTCGACCCGGAATTCACCGGGCTCATCGGGGGAAGCGAAGCCACAGCGGCTGCGCTCACCGAGTTGTACCTCCCCGAGACCGCACAGGTCCCCGCCGCCTCCGACGCCCCGGCACATCCCCACGACGGGGACGATGCCCACCAGGAGTACGGGATCGACCACGCTGGTGCCGTCTACATCTGGGGCCCGGGCGACCGCTCGATCGTCTACACCGGCGGCACGACACCCGAGCAGTACGCAGAAGACCTCACCGAGCTCGCCGCTGCCGGGTGA
- a CDS encoding sulfurtransferase, translating into MSRNDVLVTVDWVQENLGQPGIVFVEVDEDTTAYDGGHIEGAVKLDWKTDLQDPLRRDYLDKSAFEALLSSHGISNDDTVVLYGGNNNWFAAYAYWYFKIYGHRDVKLMDGGRKKWELDGRPLSNDAPQRPAIQYQAAEPDLSIRAFRDEVVASIGSKNLVDVRSPDEFSGKILAPAHLPQEQSQRAGHVPTAINIPWSKAANEDGTFKSDEQLAALYGEQGFDDSRETIAYCRIGERSSHTWFVLSELLGKKNVKNYDGSWVEYGSLVGVPIEK; encoded by the coding sequence ATGAGCCGTAACGACGTGCTCGTCACCGTCGACTGGGTCCAGGAGAACCTGGGCCAGCCCGGCATCGTCTTCGTCGAGGTCGACGAGGACACCACCGCCTACGACGGCGGCCACATCGAGGGCGCCGTCAAGCTGGACTGGAAGACCGACCTCCAGGACCCGCTGCGCCGCGACTACCTCGACAAGTCTGCCTTCGAGGCGCTGCTGTCGTCCCACGGCATCAGCAACGACGACACCGTGGTGCTCTACGGCGGCAACAACAACTGGTTCGCCGCCTACGCCTACTGGTACTTCAAGATCTACGGCCACCGCGACGTCAAGCTGATGGACGGCGGCCGCAAGAAGTGGGAACTCGACGGCCGCCCGCTGTCGAATGACGCTCCTCAGCGCCCGGCTATCCAGTACCAGGCCGCCGAGCCGGACCTGTCCATCCGCGCGTTCCGCGACGAGGTCGTCGCCTCTATCGGCTCGAAGAACCTCGTCGACGTGCGCTCGCCCGACGAGTTCTCCGGCAAGATCCTCGCCCCCGCCCACCTGCCCCAGGAGCAGTCGCAGCGGGCCGGTCACGTGCCCACGGCGATCAACATCCCGTGGAGCAAGGCCGCCAACGAGGACGGCACCTTCAAGAGCGACGAGCAGCTGGCCGCGCTCTACGGCGAGCAGGGCTTCGATGACAGCAGGGAGACCATCGCCTACTGCCGCATCGGCGAGCGCTCCAGCCACACCTGGTTCGTGCTCAGCGAGCTGCTCGGTAAGAAGAACGTCAAGAACTACGACGGCAGCTGGGTCGAGTACGGCTCGCTCGTCGGCGTTCCGATCGAGAAGTGA
- a CDS encoding TlpA family protein disulfide reductase: protein MKPRGLGVLLALGLLAGCSSDATPAGDSGESPGSGTLPVETAPPCEELPEQPAAPGAEALPSLTLPCLGPGPDISLDRLTGRPTLVNLWATWCLPCREEMPLLQETYARHGQDVRFLGIDTQDDPEAAAAFLSDLGIGYPHAVDADAELLRELGVRGLPVTLAVDEQGRVVDRRVGQLTPEELQELIDTLLA from the coding sequence ATGAAGCCGCGAGGCCTCGGCGTACTGCTGGCACTCGGTCTGCTCGCCGGCTGTAGTTCCGATGCGACCCCGGCCGGCGACTCCGGAGAGTCTCCGGGCTCAGGGACGCTGCCCGTGGAGACCGCGCCACCCTGCGAGGAGCTTCCCGAACAGCCCGCGGCGCCGGGCGCCGAAGCTCTGCCATCTCTCACGCTTCCGTGCCTCGGCCCCGGTCCCGACATCTCGTTGGACCGGCTCACCGGTCGACCCACCCTGGTGAACCTCTGGGCGACATGGTGCCTCCCCTGCCGCGAGGAGATGCCACTGCTCCAGGAGACCTACGCGCGGCACGGGCAGGACGTGCGCTTCCTCGGCATCGACACCCAAGACGACCCCGAAGCGGCCGCCGCATTCCTGAGCGACCTCGGGATCGGCTATCCCCACGCGGTGGATGCGGACGCCGAGCTACTACGCGAGCTCGGCGTGCGAGGCCTCCCCGTGACGCTCGCGGTCGACGAGCAAGGGCGCGTCGTCGACCGCCGGGTGGGCCAGTTGACGCCGGAGGAGCTGCAAGAGCTGATCGACACCTTGCTGGCCTGA
- a CDS encoding M56 family metallopeptidase — MVSAGLLAFAVVLAVLAPRMVGAAWADRAPRLAVCAWQATSVGVVFATVLAGLTLLVPATAISGGLAALLDACATTIANVYSSPGQVPGIVLGGLLAVVVPSRLAFVAVRQVRRDRLERQRLRSSVLVGAHPSPFLGAHVVNSSQAAAFCIPGRHRTIVLTSAALEGLSDEELAGVLAHERAHLRGRHHLPVTAARILGRAFPRLPVFARARAETERLVELLADDAAAREVDRVEVASALVSLAGMKAPAVVMAAAQAAGAVRVNRLLRPVQPLAPIHGFLAVVTAASVVAAPLAVALWPLLSAASSGLCLLPGEAWWA, encoded by the coding sequence ATGGTCAGCGCAGGCCTGCTCGCTTTCGCGGTCGTCCTGGCCGTCCTGGCGCCCAGGATGGTCGGTGCAGCCTGGGCTGATCGCGCACCCCGGCTCGCGGTCTGCGCCTGGCAAGCGACCTCGGTCGGGGTCGTGTTTGCGACGGTCCTCGCAGGTTTGACGCTGCTCGTGCCGGCCACCGCGATCAGCGGGGGACTCGCTGCGTTGCTCGACGCCTGCGCCACGACGATTGCAAATGTCTACAGCTCGCCCGGTCAGGTGCCCGGGATCGTGCTCGGCGGGCTTCTGGCCGTTGTGGTGCCCTCGCGTCTCGCCTTTGTGGCGGTGAGGCAGGTCCGGCGTGACCGTCTGGAGCGACAGCGATTGCGGTCGTCGGTGCTGGTGGGTGCCCATCCCAGCCCCTTCCTCGGTGCCCACGTTGTGAACTCTTCTCAAGCGGCCGCCTTCTGCATCCCCGGTCGGCACCGCACGATCGTGCTGACCAGCGCGGCTCTCGAGGGACTGTCCGATGAGGAGTTGGCCGGGGTCCTGGCACACGAACGGGCACACCTGCGTGGCCGCCACCACCTCCCTGTGACCGCGGCCCGCATCCTCGGTCGCGCGTTCCCGCGCCTTCCGGTGTTCGCCCGTGCCAGGGCGGAGACCGAACGGCTCGTCGAGCTGTTGGCCGACGATGCCGCCGCGCGCGAGGTCGACCGGGTCGAGGTTGCATCTGCGTTGGTCAGCCTGGCGGGCATGAAGGCTCCGGCCGTCGTCATGGCGGCGGCGCAGGCCGCGGGGGCGGTCCGGGTGAACCGGCTGCTCAGGCCTGTTCAGCCCCTTGCGCCGATCCATGGATTCCTCGCCGTTGTCACCGCTGCCTCGGTCGTCGCTGCACCCTTGGCCGTTGCGCTGTGGCCCCTGCTGTCCGCTGCGTCGAGCGGGCTGTGCCTGCTGCCCGGCGAGGCGTGGTGGGCCTGA
- a CDS encoding heavy-metal-associated domain-containing protein codes for MSTSTYTVVGMTCGHCVSAVTEEVNELPGVTAVQVDLASGGLTVSSDTAIDEAAVRSAVQEAGYELVGH; via the coding sequence ATGAGCACCTCGACCTACACCGTCGTCGGCATGACCTGCGGACACTGCGTCTCCGCCGTGACCGAGGAGGTGAACGAGCTGCCCGGCGTCACAGCCGTACAGGTGGATCTAGCCAGCGGGGGACTCACCGTCAGCAGCGACACCGCGATCGATGAGGCCGCCGTACGTTCAGCTGTGCAAGAGGCGGGCTACGAACTGGTCGGCCACTAA
- a CDS encoding BlaI/MecI/CopY family transcriptional regulator, which translates to MPVRPFGDLEAVVMQCLWRRGAPATVREVLGELNGSRSLAYTTVMTVMDNLHRKGQLQRQMEGRAWHYTPTRTWSEHSAALLQEVLEEASDRDAVLMHFVADLDQDGVAKLRAAVEAARRADAP; encoded by the coding sequence ATGCCGGTGCGACCGTTCGGTGACCTGGAAGCTGTGGTCATGCAGTGCCTGTGGCGGCGAGGCGCGCCGGCGACCGTCCGTGAAGTGCTCGGTGAGCTGAACGGCTCGCGCTCCCTCGCGTACACCACCGTCATGACCGTCATGGACAACCTGCACCGCAAGGGTCAGCTTCAGCGGCAGATGGAGGGGCGTGCCTGGCACTACACCCCCACCCGCACGTGGAGCGAGCACTCGGCGGCACTTCTCCAGGAAGTCCTCGAGGAAGCGAGCGACCGGGACGCGGTGCTGATGCACTTCGTCGCCGATCTGGACCAGGACGGGGTGGCCAAGCTCCGCGCGGCGGTGGAAGCTGCCCGTCGCGCTGACGCCCCCTGA
- a CDS encoding F510_1955 family glycosylhydrolase, whose protein sequence is MAIAGALLVAGCTGDAGDAAAGPVGDDLTLEHVHGLGVDPADGALYAGTHYGLMKVSPDGELTRVADRIQDFMGFTVVGPEHYLASGHPGEGQSGPSNLGLIESTDGGQTWTTLSLAGEADFHALDATRGQIYGHSGGRLLVSENGTEWTDRGEMDIADVAVDPYVSSRVLVTTEEGLALSEDSGETFEVVPESPVLLLVDFSLSAGEAVGISPEGIVYASTDGGQTWMERGDVGAEPEALGVNAEDVYVAVDGAILISTDGGATFTDLYRGE, encoded by the coding sequence GTGGCCATCGCCGGTGCACTACTCGTCGCCGGCTGCACGGGTGACGCTGGCGACGCCGCGGCCGGTCCGGTCGGTGATGACCTCACCCTCGAGCACGTGCACGGGCTGGGGGTGGACCCGGCGGACGGCGCTTTGTACGCCGGCACCCACTACGGTCTGATGAAGGTGTCGCCGGACGGGGAGCTGACCCGGGTGGCCGACCGCATTCAGGACTTCATGGGCTTCACCGTCGTCGGCCCGGAGCACTACCTCGCCAGCGGTCACCCGGGGGAAGGACAATCCGGTCCAAGCAACCTGGGCCTGATCGAGAGCACCGACGGCGGGCAGACCTGGACGACGTTGTCGCTGGCGGGTGAAGCGGACTTCCATGCGCTCGATGCCACCCGGGGGCAGATCTACGGCCACAGCGGCGGCAGGTTGCTGGTGAGCGAGAACGGAACCGAGTGGACCGATCGGGGCGAGATGGACATCGCCGACGTTGCCGTGGATCCGTATGTCTCCTCGCGAGTACTGGTAACCACGGAGGAGGGTCTGGCCCTCAGCGAGGATTCCGGTGAGACCTTCGAGGTGGTTCCGGAGAGCCCTGTCTTGTTGCTCGTCGACTTCTCCCTGAGCGCCGGTGAGGCGGTGGGCATCTCGCCGGAGGGCATCGTGTATGCCAGCACGGACGGCGGACAGACATGGATGGAGCGTGGAGATGTCGGTGCCGAGCCGGAGGCGCTGGGCGTGAACGCTGAGGACGTCTACGTCGCCGTTGACGGCGCCATTCTCATCTCGACCGATGGTGGAGCGACCTTTACGGACCTGTACCGGGGGGAGTGA
- a CDS encoding metal-sensitive transcriptional regulator, translated as MESTQDVRRQGYIRRKDDYLNRLRRIEGQARGLQRMVEDEKYCIDILTQVSAATKALQSVALGLLEEHLRHCVVQAAEAGGRDAEDKVREASDAVARLVRS; from the coding sequence ATGGAGTCCACGCAGGACGTGAGGCGCCAGGGCTACATCCGTCGCAAGGACGACTACCTGAATCGACTCCGGCGGATCGAGGGCCAGGCTCGTGGACTTCAGCGGATGGTCGAGGACGAGAAGTACTGCATCGACATCCTCACCCAGGTCTCGGCCGCCACCAAGGCGCTGCAATCGGTGGCGCTGGGCCTACTCGAAGAGCATCTCCGCCACTGCGTCGTCCAGGCCGCCGAGGCCGGCGGCCGAGACGCCGAGGACAAAGTGCGCGAGGCTTCCGACGCCGTCGCCCGGCTCGTGCGGTCGTGA
- a CDS encoding CBS domain-containing protein, with the protein MRVSDVMTADPTCCSPETTVREAAELMADNDCGCLPVVDEDRHVVGVVTDRDITCRCVAQGKDPETPVAEVMTSQASCCGPDDDVDEVARILSDSKIRRVPVVDAGGCCVGMVAQADLARTDQQQAGDVVGEVSEGTDSPSRA; encoded by the coding sequence GTGCGCGTATCCGACGTCATGACCGCTGACCCGACCTGCTGTTCGCCGGAGACGACGGTCCGGGAAGCCGCTGAGCTGATGGCCGACAACGATTGCGGCTGCCTGCCCGTCGTGGACGAGGACCGCCACGTGGTGGGGGTGGTGACCGATCGGGACATCACCTGTCGGTGCGTGGCCCAGGGCAAGGACCCGGAAACGCCGGTCGCTGAGGTGATGACGTCCCAGGCCAGCTGTTGCGGTCCGGACGACGACGTCGATGAGGTTGCTCGGATCCTGAGCGACAGCAAGATCCGGCGGGTGCCGGTGGTCGACGCCGGCGGCTGCTGCGTCGGCATGGTTGCCCAAGCTGATCTCGCCCGTACGGACCAGCAGCAGGCCGGCGACGTGGTCGGCGAAGTCTCGGAGGGAACCGACTCGCCCTCCCGGGCCTGA